One genomic window of Manihot esculenta cultivar AM560-2 chromosome 16, M.esculenta_v8, whole genome shotgun sequence includes the following:
- the LOC110604212 gene encoding ethylene-responsive transcription factor ERF017, with protein MMFFKNTKTMAKQATPEQPSSSSDPKYKGVRKRKWGKWVSEIRLPNSRERIWLGSFDTAEKAARAFDAALYCLRGREAKFNFPDNPPDIPGGRSLNPQEIQVVASRYANENSSSPSTTTTMMESSSSSRQVMESSSSDGAAQVDWSSILNELDYNENAPEYGLYPGMDNEYYPPLPLPSVLDHDRNVNDDDDQNGDDVYPLWNFSSF; from the coding sequence ATGATGTTTTTCAAAAATACAAAAACAATGGCGAAACAAGCAACACCAGAGCAACCCTCGTCATCGAGTGATCCCAAGTACAAGGGTGTACGGAAGAGAAAATGGGGGAAGTGGGTGTCTGAAATCAGGCTACCAAACAGCCGTGAGAGAATTTGGTTAGGATCATTTGATACAGCAGAAAAGGCAGCGCGTGCTTTCGACGCTGCCTTGTATTGCTTACGAGGGCGAGAAGCAAAGTTCAACTTCCCTGATAATCCACCAGATATACCCGGTGGGCGATCACTTAATCCACAAGAAATCCAGGTGGTTGCATCGAGATATGCGAATGAAAACTCAAGTTCCCCGTCGACGACAACAACAATGATggaatcatcatcatcatcacggCAAGTGATGGAATCTTCGTCATCAGACGGAGCAGCACAGGTGGACTGGTCGTCAATTCTGAATGAGTTGGATTATAATGAAAATGCTCCAGAGTACGGACTTTATCCTGGAATGGACAATGAGTATTATCCACCACTGCCACTACCATCTGTTCTTGATCATGATCGTAATgtgaatgatgatgatgatcaaAATGGGGATGATGTTTATCCCCTCTGGAACTTTTCAAGCTTTTAG